The sequence below is a genomic window from Capsicum annuum cultivar UCD-10X-F1 unplaced genomic scaffold, UCD10Xv1.1 ctg7610, whole genome shotgun sequence.
TTTATTTATgtgcttattttttaaaaaagtgatatCGCTTTCAAAATATTTTGGGTATATCACACTGTTTAAATGAGTATATGATTTTTAAAACCTACACCCCATTTGTTTATGATTGAGTATATACACATAGTCGATTTAACTTATTTGGCATCATATTTACCCATATCTTCGGCGAGTTTTGGAGTTGATTTTGGAAATTGTTACTCAATTTACAATTATTATCTCATAAATTCAACTTTTGtcgaaaaaaaatgaattttttaaaataataactattgaTTTAGTGATCATTTGAGAACGTAACCCACAAACTTTGGAAACTGTAGTTCTGTGATGGTTTTGtccattaatatatatatatatatatatgctcacGTGTTACCTCGTTTGATTTGAAAGCACAGCTATTGAGTGCTCATAATAGATGGCAAGCGTTTAGAGGCGAGGGCACAGACCCTAAACAATTGCTTTTTAGCGTTAAGAAGTCTGCACTCCTACAATTCATGAAGACCAAGTTATATGTATATTTGGCTACTAACACTAAAGAAAAAGTTTGTGACTTCAAAATTGAAGGCAGCTGGATGGAaaaatcttgtgttatttatGCTTCTAATTCTACTGAAATTGCCAAGGTAAATAAAAGCTCCttcttttttgctttctttcttgaATCAATTAATATGTAATAGCAAATTTTTATTACGAGATCAAATTAGAAGTTCTTGtgttaatcatatataaatacttGTAATTGCAGATGCACAAGAAACGCACCGCTTCAAGCATGTTAGTTGGCAAAGATAATTTCGGTGTAACTGTGAGTACGAACGTTGATTTTGCTTTTATAGTTGCttttattgtgattcttgatgAGATCAACGAAGAATGAGATTGTGATTATGGAAGTATGAGTGATATACTCAGCTACATTTTAAATTTACACTGTCGATTGATTGATCATTAGTGTTACTTCATCCAAAATTTGAACTAACCTTGGAATTTTGAGTCAAGATCGCGATGTAAATGATTTTCATTTTAGAGGGAATATATAAGTTTCTAAAAAAAGTAATCTTATTTCCAGGTCTTTAGATTTATAATTGCTTGTTGTTCAACTGAATAAGAGTTAATTCATTTGTTAATTACTGCATAAACGTGTTGATTCTTTCTCCATTAAGATGTTAAATTTTCTAGCACCAAGATCTTTATAAAACTAGATGGGATTGTTCGTAAAAGCATGAG
It includes:
- the LOC124894619 gene encoding protein LURP-one-related 10-like, giving the protein MAETSDPPMANTDANRVEVIGPQFCAPYAIDLSIIKKVMTLKDGAFQVLDVNENVVFSVKGMVFSLRERRVLVDGDGTPLVTFQQKLLSAHNRWQAFRGEGTDPKQLLFSVKKSALLQFMKTKLYVYLATNTKEKVCDFKIEGSWMEKSCVIYASNSTEIAKMHKKRTASSMLVGKDNFGVTVSTNVDFAFIVAFIVILDEINEE